A genomic stretch from bacterium includes:
- the trxA gene encoding thioredoxin: MGKGLVTATDSNFDELLKSRELLVIDFWAEWCGPCQRLTPIIEKVANEYAGRIIVAKLNVDENTNIATKYMIMSIPTLIFFKDGKEINKTIGLISENELKKKIDSFL, translated from the coding sequence ATGGGAAAAGGTTTAGTCACCGCAACGGATAGTAATTTCGATGAATTGCTTAAGTCCAGAGAACTATTAGTCATAGATTTTTGGGCAGAGTGGTGTGGTCCCTGCCAAAGACTTACACCCATAATTGAAAAGGTAGCTAACGAATATGCAGGAAGAATAATAGTCGCTAAATTGAATGTCGATGAAAACACAAACATTGCTACAAAATATATGATTATGAGTATTCCGACATTAATATTTTTTAAAGATGGCAAAGAAATTAATAAAACAATAGGATTAATTTCAGAAAATGAGTTGAAGAAGAAAATAGATAGTTTTCTTTAG
- the mog gene encoding molybdopterin adenylyltransferase, with protein sequence MIKVGILTISDKGAKGERKDKSGKVIAEIIARLNGEVIEYKIIPDEKEVIIDSLKSLIDQAGCEMVLTTGGTGLSPRDVTPEATSEVIEKEVLGFGEIMRTIGFKYNPHALLSRAIAGVRKQSLIINLPGSPKAVRECLELILPAIPHGIEVLKGKVEECGK encoded by the coding sequence ATGATTAAAGTTGGCATTTTGACTATTAGCGATAAAGGGGCTAAAGGAGAACGGAAAGATAAAAGCGGAAAAGTAATTGCTGAAATTATCGCAAGATTAAATGGAGAGGTAATTGAATATAAAATCATCCCGGATGAAAAAGAGGTGATTATTGATAGTTTAAAAAGTTTGATAGACCAGGCAGGTTGTGAAATGGTATTGACTACGGGTGGAACTGGATTATCTCCACGAGATGTAACTCCAGAGGCTACCAGCGAGGTAATTGAAAAAGAAGTGTTAGGTTTTGGGGAAATAATGCGGACGATAGGATTCAAATATAATCCTCACGCACTTCTATCAAGGGCTATTGCGGGTGTCCGAAAACAAAGTTTGATTATTAATCTACCAGGCAGCCCAAAAGCTGTCCGGGAATGTTTAGAACTTATCTTACCCGCCATCCCTCATGGAATTGAGGTTTTAAAGGGCAAAGTAGAAGAGTGTGGGAAATAA